From one Rhopalosiphum padi isolate XX-2018 chromosome 2, ASM2088224v1, whole genome shotgun sequence genomic stretch:
- the LOC132921079 gene encoding B-box type zinc finger protein ncl-1-like isoform X2, with protein sequence MDTSSLDSSNDFLIEDETNLEINTCNICKNEYMCPRVLNCLHVFCEKCILQLVNVNSMFSVLNIICPTCSQPTTTQLNRGTLTLPQDYVTRDILEVEMLKTHRLVCKSCRDNKEATHKCITCCNFLCSGCESMHKMLVTPGQYHYMVSIEEMIQSAQDKTALHKMVLCEKHNNEQMVYYCNTCNELACTKCLNIPSPRTCQHSYDSLSNAYKKYGTELEYLVRESKNVMKNVSTLPATLEKALDNLQTSHDYVKSNVEETFHSFKAILDTCKNEVLMQLKSSQKQQELKIMDKFEEVKKITDNISGVQQFATRLLENGSESEIMALKKLIFTQMLQLFGQIPDVDVDAKLMYSPDISGFENHCRKYFGQIETEQGMNVAVAPISPPTPRTNFLTDRVFPSPMLSPMVDSQIFDLNLARLCSLNVDDNPILSTMSSPDSLGDLLNTPTSLDGSFALNNLQALAKLDNLNTNNNNNSMLQSLMSPLVLNQSGLDPFSVGSVSSMSSPTTTLSPDIYGVATNSSWYSKERRAPPTRPKRHSSRPSMDIVAKFGQMGSGLGQFHSPHGFCLSPTEDIVVADTHNHRIQVFEKDGTYKTEFGREGKEDGYLFYPRKVVFLNHNQIVVCDRGSDRSRVQIFEYPTGKFIKKIQVQFIEIVAGVAVTANGHLALVDSVHPTVFVLNVNEDNGIMKWFDCASYMEEPSDIIVRDDDYYVCDFKGHSIVVFNDEGVCLRRIGGEYITSFPNGIDISENGEILVGDSHGNRFHVAVFSHDGTHLTDLECPYIKDNINTVKPPNTGHPQSLKFCPVFRGKNII encoded by the exons atGGATACATCATCTTTAGATTCAAGTAATGACTTTTTGATTGAAGATGAAACTAATTTGGAAATTAATACTTGTAATATTTGCAA AAATGAGTATATGTGTCCAAGGGTACTGAACTGTTTGCACGTATTCTGTGAAAAATGTATCTTACAACTTGTAAATGTTAACTCAATGTTTAGtgttcttaatataatatgtcctacATGCAGTCAACCAAcaact actCAATTAAATCGTGGAACTTTGACATTACCTCAAGACTATGTGACTAGGGATATTCTTGAAGTCGAAATGTTAAAAACCCATAGACTAGTTTGCAAATCTTGTAGAGATAATAAAGAGGCAACTCATAAATGTATTACTTGCTGCAATTTTTTGTGTTCTGGTTGTGAAAGTATGCATAag atgcttGTGACGCCTGGACAGTATCATTATATGGTATCCATTGAGGAAATGATTCAGAGTGCTCAGGATAAAACTGCTCTACATAAAATGGTTTTAtgtgaaaaacataataatgaacAAATGGTGTACTATTGTAACACTTGTAAT gaGTTGGCTTGTACTAAATGTCTCAATATACCTTCTCCAAGGACATGCCAACATAGTTATGATAGTCTTTccaatgcttataaaaaatatggaaCCGAGTTAGAGTATTTAGTACGTGAAAGTAAGAATGTTATGAAAAATGTTTCAACTTTACCAGCTACTTTAGAAAAAGCACTGGACAATTTACAAACTTCTCATGATTATGTAAAATCAAACGTGGAAGAAACTTttcat AGTTTTAAAGCTATATTAGATACATGTAAAAATGAGGTATTGATGCAGCTTAAATCCTCCCAAAAGcaacaagaattaaaaataatggataaatttgaaga agtgAAGAAAATTACTGACAACATCAGTGGAGTGCAACAATTTGCCACACGTCTATTAGAGAATGGAAGTGAATCTGAAATTAtggcattaaaaaaattaatttttactcagATGCTTCAGCTATTTGGTCAAATACCAGATGTTGATGTGGATGCTAAACTTATGTATTCTCCTGATATTAGTGGATTTGAAAATCATTGCCGA aaatattttggcCAAATTGAAACAGAACAAGGGATGAATGTTGCAGTTGCACCTATCTCTCCACCTACTCCaagaaccaattttttaactgaCCGTGTATTTCCTTCACCTATGTTGTCACCAATGGTCGACTCACAGATATTTGATTTAAACTTGGCTCGCTTATGTTCATTAAATGTTGATGATAATCCTATTTTATCAACAATGTCATCTCCTGATTCATTGGGTGATTTATTGAACACACCAACTAGTTTGGATGGTAGTTTTGCGTTGAATAACTTACAAGCACTTGCTAAACTAGATAATTTGAATaccaacaataacaataata gtatgctTCAAAGCCTGATGAGTCCATTAGTTTTGAATCAATCTGGCTTAGATCCATTTTCTGTTGGTAGTGTGTCATCTATGAGTTCTCCTACAACTACTTTATCTCctg atatttatggAGTAGCTACTAATTCAAGTTGGTACAGCAAAGAAAGAAGAGCTCCGCCAACTCGACCAAAACGTCATTCTAGTAGGCCTAGCATGGATATAGTAGCAAAATTTGGTCAAATGGGGAGTGGTCTTGGACAATTCCATTCACCTCATGGCTTTTGTCTTAGTCCTACAGAAGATATTGTTGTTGCTGATACGCACAACCATCGGATTCAA GTATTTGAAAAAGATGGTACTTATAAGACTGAATTTGGCAGAGAAGGAAAAGAGGACGGATACTTATTTTATCCTAGAAAAGTAGTTTTCTTAAACCATAATCAAATAGTTGTTTGTGATCGTGGTTCTGATCGATCTAGAGTACAGATATTTGAATATCCTACgggtaaatttataaaaaagattCAGGttcaatttattgaaattgtggCTGGAGTGGCTGTGACTGCTAATGGACATCTTGCACTGGTTGATAGTGTACACCCAAcagtatttgttttaaatgtaaatgaaGATAACGGCATAATGAAATGGTTTGATTGTGCTTCATATATGGAAGAACCATCAGACATTATTGTCAGAG ATGATGATTATTATGTTTGCGATTTCAAAGGACACTCAATTGTAGTGTTTAATGATGAAGGTGTGTGTTTAAGACGTATTGGTGGCGAATACATCACTAGTTTTCCGAATGGCATAGATATATCAGAAAATGGAGAAATATTAGTTGGAGATTCTCATGGCAATCGTTTCCATGTTGCTGTTTTTTCTCATGATGGCACTCATTTAACAGATTTAGAGTGCCCTTATATTAAa gataatataaatacagtgaaacctccaaATACCGGACACCCTCAGTCGCTAAAATTTTGCCCGGTATTTAGagggaaaaatataatataa
- the LOC132921080 gene encoding N-acetylglucosamine-6-phosphate deacetylase, translating to MNIVTKYFNCNILKDGKILTQDLWVVDGRIANPEIIFYDKKKIPDIEIDCLGSLITPGFIDLQINGAFGVDFTHHRGDGLDIVRKGLLQYGVTAFCPTIVSTTSSNYHEILPKFKRCRGNEQGAAILGAHVEGPFISKLKHGAHSLFNIKSLENSNLTDTYGSLDNIRIVTLAPELNGSMEAIKLLSSNGIVVSLGHTSSDMETSIQAVKNGATFITHLFNAMLSFHHRDPGLIGLIACPPRVEKPLFFGIIADGTHTHPAALKIAHKVNPEGLVLVTDALSAIGLPDGIHHLGDKQIEVKNSKAYIANTDTLCGSVTSLDECMRYFIKATNCSVAEAIETVTLHPAKVLGIQKLKGTLNYEADADFVLLGNKLNVQSTWINGQCVFKHSSGAGYIVKKNNLNIS from the exons ATGAATATTGTCACCAAGTATTTTAACTGCAATATTTTGAAAGATGGAAAAATTCTTACACAAGATCTATGGGTCGTTGATGGACGAATAGCTAAtccagaaattatattttatgataagaaaaaaattccaGACATTGAAATTGATTGCCTAGGATCTTTAATAACTCCCGGATTTATAGATTTACAAATCAATG GGGCTTTTGGAGTTGATTTTACTCACCATAGAGGAGATGGACTTGATATAGTTAGAAAAGGATTATTACAATATGGTGTTACTGCATTTTGCCCTACAATAGTCTCAACGACCAGTTCAAATTACCATGAA aTATTACCAAAGTTCAAACGTTGTCGAGGTAATGAACAAGGAGCTGCAATTTTAGGGGCACATGTTGAAGGTCCATTCATTAGTAAACTAAAACATGGTGCACATAgcctttttaatataaaaagctTAGAAAATTCTAATCTAACAGATACTTATGGTAGCTTGGACAATATAAGAATAGTTACTCTTGCTCCTGAACTTAATGGTTCAATGGAAgcaataaaactattatccAGTAATGGAATTGTTGTATCATTAGGACACACGTCATCAGATATGGAAACTAGTATACAAGCTGTAAAAAATGGAGCTacatttattacacatttattcaACGCAATGCTTTCT TTTCATCATAGAGATCCAGGGTTGATTGGACTCATAGCATGTCCACCTAGGGTTGAGAAGCcattattttttggtattataGCTGATGGTACTCATACGCATCCAGCAGCATTAAAAATTGCCCATAAAGTTAACCCAGAAGGACTTGTGTTGGTAACAGATGCATTGTCAGCTATAGGGCTACCAGATGGAATTCATCATTTGGGTGATAAGCAGATTGAAGTAAAGAATTCAAAAGCATACATTGCAAACACTGATACATTATGTGGAAGTGTGACTTCCTTAGACGAATGtatgagatattttattaaagcaaCAA attgtaGTGTTGCTGAAGCAATTGAGACAGTAACTTTACATCCAGCTAAGGTTTTAGGAATACAAAAACTTAAAGGTACACTTAACTATGAAGCTGATGCTGATTTTGTATTATTGggaaataaattgaatgttcAATCAACTTGGATCAATGGACAATGTGTGTTTAAACATAGTAGTGGAGCTGGttatattgtgaaaaaaaacaacttaaatatttcttaa
- the LOC132921081 gene encoding ER membrane protein complex subunit 10 yields the protein MIYYKLIFIFCSVFSSIYCSDSSYDTISDVYLEHELIPNAGFTKRSSILVNLESRNDVVSISTINDSDIQLLKQLASKNELYRLKVTVRTLSGKETHFLTFTRACLIVGSKLNDILTLHLDHLDSPFAVNLATTSSNCNSFNELNTNNFTTTVFFRRPESSPVPDTATYIQKMERERDAREKGKSSNNKSMLGKYWMYILPLVIFMMIAGASNPEARQ from the exons atgatttattataaactaatttttatattttgttcagtGTTTAGTAGTATTTACTGTTCT GATTCAAGTTATGATACAATATCTGATGTTTATTTAGAACATGAATTGATTCCCAATGCTGGTTTCACCAAACGCAGTTCTATTCTTGTCAATTTGGAGTCTAGGAATGATGTTGTATCTATTTCTACAATTAATGATTCAGACATACagttattaaaa caACTAGCTTCTAAAAATGAACTATACAGATTAAAAGTCACTGTCAGAACATTATCTGGCAAAGAAACACATTTTCTCACCTTTACTAGAGCATGTCTTATAGTTGGatctaaattaaatgatattctAACGTTACATTTGGATCACTTAGATTCTCCATTTGCAGTTAACTTAGCTACTACATCTAGCAACTGTAATAGCTTTAATGAATTGAACACAAATAACTTTACAACTACAGTATTTTTCAGAAGACCAGAAAGCAGTCCAGT ACCCGATACAGCTACTTATATTCAAAAGATGGAACGTGAGCGTGACGCAAGAGAAAAAGGAAAATCAAGCAATAACAAATCAATGCTTGGaaaatat tggaTGTATATATTACCATTAGTCATATTTATGATGATTGCTGGCGCATCAAATCCAGAAGCAAGACAGTAA
- the LOC132921079 gene encoding B-box type zinc finger protein ncl-1-like isoform X1, with the protein MDTSSLDSSNDFLIEDETNLEINTCNICKNEYMCPRVLNCLHVFCEKCILQLVNVNSMFSVLNIICPTCSQPTTTQLNRGTLTLPQDYVTRDILEVEMLKTHRLVCKSCRDNKEATHKCITCCNFLCSGCESMHKMLVTPGQYHYMVSIEEMIQSAQDKTALHKMVLCEKHNNEQMVYYCNTCNELACTKCLNIPSPRTCQHSYDSLSNAYKKYGTELEYLVRESKNVMKNVSTLPATLEKALDNLQTSHDYVKSNVEETFHSFKAILDTCKNEVLMQLKSSQKQQELKIMDKFEEVKKITDNISGVQQFATRLLENGSESEIMALKKLIFTQMLQLFGQIPDVDVDAKLMYSPDISGFENHCRKYFGQIETEQGMNVAVAPISPPTPRTNFLTDRVFPSPMLSPMVDSQIFDLNLARLCSLNVDDNPILSTMSSPDSLGDLLNTPTSLDGSFALNNLQALAKLDNLNTNNNNNSMLQSLMSPLVLNQSGLDPFSVGSVSSMSSPTTTLSPDIYGVATNSSWYSKERRAPPTRPKRHSSRPSMDIVAKFGQMGSGLGQFHSPHGFCLSPTEDIVVADTHNHRIQVFEKDGTYKTEFGREGKEDGYLFYPRKVVFLNHNQIVVCDRGSDRSRVQIFEYPTGKFIKKIQVQFIEIVAGVAVTANGHLALVDSVHPTVFVLNVNEDNGIMKWFDCASYMEEPSDIIVRDDDYYVCDFKGHSIVVFNDEGVCLRRIGGEYITSFPNGIDISENGEILVGDSHGNRFHVAVFSHDGTHLTDLECPYIKVSRCCGLKITSGGHIVTLAKNNHHVLVLNATV; encoded by the exons atGGATACATCATCTTTAGATTCAAGTAATGACTTTTTGATTGAAGATGAAACTAATTTGGAAATTAATACTTGTAATATTTGCAA AAATGAGTATATGTGTCCAAGGGTACTGAACTGTTTGCACGTATTCTGTGAAAAATGTATCTTACAACTTGTAAATGTTAACTCAATGTTTAGtgttcttaatataatatgtcctacATGCAGTCAACCAAcaact actCAATTAAATCGTGGAACTTTGACATTACCTCAAGACTATGTGACTAGGGATATTCTTGAAGTCGAAATGTTAAAAACCCATAGACTAGTTTGCAAATCTTGTAGAGATAATAAAGAGGCAACTCATAAATGTATTACTTGCTGCAATTTTTTGTGTTCTGGTTGTGAAAGTATGCATAag atgcttGTGACGCCTGGACAGTATCATTATATGGTATCCATTGAGGAAATGATTCAGAGTGCTCAGGATAAAACTGCTCTACATAAAATGGTTTTAtgtgaaaaacataataatgaacAAATGGTGTACTATTGTAACACTTGTAAT gaGTTGGCTTGTACTAAATGTCTCAATATACCTTCTCCAAGGACATGCCAACATAGTTATGATAGTCTTTccaatgcttataaaaaatatggaaCCGAGTTAGAGTATTTAGTACGTGAAAGTAAGAATGTTATGAAAAATGTTTCAACTTTACCAGCTACTTTAGAAAAAGCACTGGACAATTTACAAACTTCTCATGATTATGTAAAATCAAACGTGGAAGAAACTTttcat AGTTTTAAAGCTATATTAGATACATGTAAAAATGAGGTATTGATGCAGCTTAAATCCTCCCAAAAGcaacaagaattaaaaataatggataaatttgaaga agtgAAGAAAATTACTGACAACATCAGTGGAGTGCAACAATTTGCCACACGTCTATTAGAGAATGGAAGTGAATCTGAAATTAtggcattaaaaaaattaatttttactcagATGCTTCAGCTATTTGGTCAAATACCAGATGTTGATGTGGATGCTAAACTTATGTATTCTCCTGATATTAGTGGATTTGAAAATCATTGCCGA aaatattttggcCAAATTGAAACAGAACAAGGGATGAATGTTGCAGTTGCACCTATCTCTCCACCTACTCCaagaaccaattttttaactgaCCGTGTATTTCCTTCACCTATGTTGTCACCAATGGTCGACTCACAGATATTTGATTTAAACTTGGCTCGCTTATGTTCATTAAATGTTGATGATAATCCTATTTTATCAACAATGTCATCTCCTGATTCATTGGGTGATTTATTGAACACACCAACTAGTTTGGATGGTAGTTTTGCGTTGAATAACTTACAAGCACTTGCTAAACTAGATAATTTGAATaccaacaataacaataata gtatgctTCAAAGCCTGATGAGTCCATTAGTTTTGAATCAATCTGGCTTAGATCCATTTTCTGTTGGTAGTGTGTCATCTATGAGTTCTCCTACAACTACTTTATCTCctg atatttatggAGTAGCTACTAATTCAAGTTGGTACAGCAAAGAAAGAAGAGCTCCGCCAACTCGACCAAAACGTCATTCTAGTAGGCCTAGCATGGATATAGTAGCAAAATTTGGTCAAATGGGGAGTGGTCTTGGACAATTCCATTCACCTCATGGCTTTTGTCTTAGTCCTACAGAAGATATTGTTGTTGCTGATACGCACAACCATCGGATTCAA GTATTTGAAAAAGATGGTACTTATAAGACTGAATTTGGCAGAGAAGGAAAAGAGGACGGATACTTATTTTATCCTAGAAAAGTAGTTTTCTTAAACCATAATCAAATAGTTGTTTGTGATCGTGGTTCTGATCGATCTAGAGTACAGATATTTGAATATCCTACgggtaaatttataaaaaagattCAGGttcaatttattgaaattgtggCTGGAGTGGCTGTGACTGCTAATGGACATCTTGCACTGGTTGATAGTGTACACCCAAcagtatttgttttaaatgtaaatgaaGATAACGGCATAATGAAATGGTTTGATTGTGCTTCATATATGGAAGAACCATCAGACATTATTGTCAGAG ATGATGATTATTATGTTTGCGATTTCAAAGGACACTCAATTGTAGTGTTTAATGATGAAGGTGTGTGTTTAAGACGTATTGGTGGCGAATACATCACTAGTTTTCCGAATGGCATAGATATATCAGAAAATGGAGAAATATTAGTTGGAGATTCTCATGGCAATCGTTTCCATGTTGCTGTTTTTTCTCATGATGGCACTCATTTAACAGATTTAGAGTGCCCTTATATTAAa gtGTCTCGTTGTTGTGGGTTGAAAATAACTAGTGGTGGTCATATTGTAACTTTAGCAAAAAATAATCACCATGTTCTTGTTTTGAACGCAACTGTGTAA